A single genomic interval of Microbulbifer variabilis harbors:
- a CDS encoding polyprenyl synthetase family protein, with the protein MSSPTLPAELSAFLKDSSQRVESRIRDTLTESIPGANKLFEAMRYAALGPGKRLRPALVYACAQVFRGVDFDPARCDASAAALECIHAYSLVHDDLPAMDDDDLRRGRPTCHIAYNEATAILAGDALQTQAFELLLADNTEPALKLLLIAELSKASGSRGMVAGQAIDLDSVDKTLTLAQLEAMHRLKTGALIRASARMGALHGGATSDQLEALTLYAEAIGLAFQVQDDILDVTVDTAILGKTQGADALLNKPTYVSLLGLKGAKEKLQGLRGEALSALSTLPGDTLLLKQLADYIVQRGH; encoded by the coding sequence GTGAGCTCCCCTACCCTGCCCGCCGAGCTGAGTGCATTCCTCAAGGATTCCTCCCAGCGTGTCGAAAGCCGTATCCGCGACACGCTGACAGAATCTATTCCCGGTGCCAATAAGCTCTTTGAGGCCATGCGCTATGCCGCACTGGGCCCTGGCAAACGCCTGCGCCCAGCACTCGTGTACGCCTGTGCCCAGGTCTTCCGTGGGGTGGATTTTGATCCTGCCAGATGCGACGCCAGCGCCGCTGCCCTTGAGTGCATCCACGCCTATTCACTGGTGCACGATGACCTGCCAGCCATGGATGATGACGACCTGCGCCGGGGTCGCCCCACTTGCCATATCGCCTACAACGAGGCCACCGCTATTCTCGCCGGTGATGCACTACAAACCCAGGCATTCGAACTGCTGTTGGCCGATAACACCGAACCCGCATTGAAGCTACTACTTATTGCGGAGCTCTCAAAGGCATCTGGCAGCCGGGGAATGGTTGCAGGTCAGGCCATCGACCTGGATTCTGTGGATAAAACCCTCACCCTAGCACAACTAGAAGCGATGCATCGCCTGAAAACTGGCGCCCTTATTCGCGCTAGTGCGCGCATGGGCGCGCTGCACGGTGGTGCTACCAGCGACCAACTGGAAGCGCTAACTCTCTACGCAGAAGCTATTGGCCTGGCTTTTCAGGTACAGGACGATATCCTTGACGTCACAGTAGATACTGCCATTCTGGGTAAAACTCAGGGCGCAGACGCCCTTCTCAACAAACCGACTTATGTCTCCCTATTGGGGCTCAAAGGCGCAAAAGAGAAGCTCCAGGGCTTGCGTGGGGAGGCTTTAAGTGCCCTTTCAACACTGCCCGGCGATACACTACTACTGAAGCAGCTGGCCGATTATATTGTCCAACGCGGCCACTAA
- a CDS encoding exodeoxyribonuclease VII small subunit: protein MVAKKKSASFEQSLEALEELVERLEAGDLPLEEALADFEQGVKLTRECQKKLASAEQKVKMLMEENGSIRELPFEADNSSGDS, encoded by the coding sequence ATGGTGGCAAAGAAAAAATCGGCAAGTTTTGAACAGAGCCTGGAGGCTCTTGAAGAATTAGTAGAACGCCTGGAGGCAGGAGACCTGCCCCTGGAGGAGGCCCTGGCCGACTTTGAGCAAGGGGTCAAACTCACCCGTGAGTGCCAGAAAAAACTCGCCAGCGCCGAGCAAAAGGTCAAAATGCTGATGGAGGAGAACGGTAGTATTCGCGAGTTGCCGTTCGAAGCCGATAACTCCTCAGGCGATTCCTAA
- a CDS encoding D-alanine--D-alanine ligase — MINTLLICGGGSSEHEVSLRTADFIEGQLAESEDIALMRVEMDASGCLTDKEGRVYHIFYDGKIRDEAGNAWDVDYVIPAIHGYPGETGDLQSQLEMFGIPYFGSAPEASKICFNKIKTKMWLSALGIDNTPYLFLHSLEAEELSKAHAALEEWEAVFIKASNQGSSVGCFKVSHKEDLEDAIAEAFTLSSYVLVEKALNARELEVAVYTYGEELIATHPGEVRAPADTFYTYKEKYAAGSRAETFIKAEGLSEEQLAWIQEVSIRTFKALKLKDLSRIDFFLTDEGELYLNEVNTFPGMTPNSMFPKMMQNHGHDFTEYLTGQIRSAVKQSLK; from the coding sequence ATGATCAACACCTTGCTTATCTGCGGCGGTGGCAGCAGCGAGCACGAAGTGTCCTTGCGCACCGCAGATTTTATTGAAGGACAATTGGCCGAATCCGAAGATATCGCCCTGATGCGAGTTGAGATGGATGCTAGCGGCTGCCTGACTGATAAAGAAGGTCGCGTCTATCATATCTTTTACGATGGCAAGATTCGCGATGAAGCCGGCAATGCCTGGGATGTGGATTACGTCATCCCAGCAATTCACGGTTACCCAGGAGAAACTGGCGACCTGCAATCCCAGCTCGAGATGTTCGGCATCCCCTATTTCGGTTCAGCACCGGAGGCGAGCAAAATTTGTTTTAACAAGATTAAAACGAAAATGTGGCTGAGCGCGCTAGGGATCGATAACACCCCCTATCTGTTTCTACACAGCCTGGAGGCTGAAGAGTTGAGTAAGGCCCACGCCGCACTGGAAGAGTGGGAAGCGGTCTTTATCAAAGCTTCAAACCAGGGTTCCTCGGTGGGCTGCTTTAAAGTCAGCCATAAGGAAGATTTGGAAGATGCAATCGCAGAAGCCTTTACCCTCTCATCCTATGTATTGGTAGAAAAAGCCCTCAATGCCCGCGAACTCGAGGTGGCAGTTTACACTTATGGCGAAGAGCTCATAGCCACTCATCCCGGTGAGGTCCGCGCGCCAGCAGATACTTTTTATACCTATAAGGAAAAATATGCCGCAGGCAGTCGCGCCGAGACGTTTATTAAAGCTGAGGGTCTGAGCGAAGAGCAATTGGCTTGGATTCAGGAAGTTTCGATACGTACTTTTAAGGCCCTAAAGCTGAAAGATCTCTCTCGCATCGATTTTTTCCTAACAGACGAAGGGGAGCTCTACCTAAATGAAGTCAATACTTTCCCCGGAATGACCCCCAACTCTATGTTCCCCAAAATGATGCAAAACCATGGCCATGATTTTACTGAATATCTGACGGGTCAAATTCGTTCCGCGGTAAAACAATCGCTTAAATAA
- the mepA gene encoding penicillin-insensitive murein endopeptidase: protein MSLLFNRPKLFANTKLFASALALATAILSYQAQANPWEESESPSAQNPASIGTYTNGCLAGGETLPLRGEGYQLVRTGRDRHFAHPDTIAFLKDFSRSVARNNLGRIQIGDMSMARGGPFGSGGHSSHQTGLDVDIWFSQDKRAAERALTEWERDNISAIPLADTREHRLVKENWDERVPKILRMAAKDQRVERIFVHPTIKRHLCEISGVDNDWLRKVRPWWGHNYHFHVRLACPAGSSDCKPQAPVRTTPCGNDLDWWFSEEFYAILNGTKAQPTKPKPKTMPQQCQQVLLAPPAGTTME from the coding sequence ATGTCTCTCTTATTTAATCGCCCCAAACTGTTCGCCAATACCAAGCTCTTCGCCAGCGCTCTGGCTCTAGCCACCGCCATCCTGAGCTATCAGGCCCAGGCCAACCCCTGGGAGGAGAGTGAGAGCCCCAGCGCACAGAACCCAGCCAGCATAGGCACCTATACCAATGGCTGTCTCGCGGGAGGAGAAACCCTGCCTCTACGTGGCGAGGGCTATCAACTGGTGCGCACCGGCCGCGATCGCCACTTCGCCCATCCGGACACCATCGCCTTCCTCAAGGACTTTTCCCGGAGTGTTGCACGGAATAATCTCGGCAGAATTCAGATCGGCGATATGTCCATGGCGCGAGGTGGTCCCTTTGGCAGTGGAGGGCACAGTAGCCATCAGACCGGCCTTGATGTGGATATTTGGTTTTCACAAGACAAGCGCGCCGCAGAGCGGGCACTGACAGAGTGGGAGCGCGATAATATCTCCGCTATCCCTCTGGCGGATACCCGCGAACATCGCTTGGTCAAAGAAAATTGGGACGAACGAGTCCCCAAGATCCTGCGTATGGCCGCAAAGGATCAGCGGGTAGAGCGGATTTTTGTCCATCCCACCATCAAGCGTCACTTATGTGAAATTTCGGGCGTCGACAATGATTGGCTACGCAAAGTACGCCCTTGGTGGGGACACAATTACCATTTTCATGTGCGGCTTGCCTGCCCGGCCGGCAGCAGTGACTGCAAGCCTCAGGCTCCAGTGCGCACCACACCCTGCGGTAATGACCTGGACTGGTGGTTCAGCGAAGAATTCTACGCAATACTGAACGGCACTAAGGCCCAGCCGACAAAACCCAAACCCAAGACGATGCCGCAGCAGTGCCAGCAGGTTTTACTGGCGCCTCCAGCTGGCACCACGATGGAATAA
- a CDS encoding HNH endonuclease, with product MQARILRLNLAGQPLDWLTWQEASCLYVRDLVTWSLGGIVQRVRGGFNRSGERSALDLASIIACGGARMARPRNRPPLTNRALFFRDVHTCLYCGSIFKSAELTRDHVIPVSKGGMDSWENVVTACRRCNQHKGNFLLEDIDMELLALPFCPNAAEYLALINSERIRGDQMEFLRSQFSRRRQQDWLLH from the coding sequence ATGCAAGCACGCATTTTGCGCCTGAATTTGGCGGGACAGCCATTGGACTGGCTCACTTGGCAGGAGGCTTCCTGTTTATACGTCCGGGATCTGGTTACCTGGTCTTTGGGGGGCATAGTACAGAGGGTAAGGGGCGGGTTTAATCGGAGTGGAGAGCGTTCGGCCCTGGATCTGGCATCAATTATCGCCTGTGGCGGTGCTCGAATGGCGCGGCCACGCAACCGTCCGCCGCTTACAAACCGCGCACTTTTTTTTCGTGATGTGCACACCTGCCTCTACTGCGGGAGTATTTTTAAGTCAGCTGAGCTAACTCGAGATCATGTTATCCCAGTGTCGAAGGGAGGGATGGACTCTTGGGAAAATGTGGTCACAGCCTGTCGCCGCTGTAATCAGCATAAGGGCAATTTTTTACTTGAAGATATTGATATGGAATTACTGGCTCTGCCCTTTTGTCCCAATGCTGCAGAATATCTGGCTTTGATTAATAGTGAGCGGATTCGCGGGGATCAGATGGAGTTTCTGCGCAGCCAATTTTCCCGTAGACGGCAACAGGATTGGTTGTTGCACTAG
- a CDS encoding PQQ-dependent sugar dehydrogenase codes for MKYTLIFLLIFSAVISSAFTAVSSGISVPWRQIIGGAKISEQEVTQNLTAATGYQLQLFTDNVPNARWLAITRSGDILVSQPKKGQVSLLTPDRNGDGRADSQRILIGDLNRPHGLLLHENWLYIAESDAVGRVPFDHSDARLAGRYQRIVEGLADSGHWTKTLEKGPDGWLYLSSGSSCNVCVEKDRRRASIMRLRPDGSDLKIFATGLRNSVGFDWSPKDGGLYATDNGRDWLGDNLPPDELNLIQADKFYGWPYAYGDRVPDPDFIDDEDPTIKEMIAASLPPVHEFAAHNAPLGIRFLRSPEQPTGYRGAALVALHGSWNRSVKDGYKVVSLHWDEGGKITQRDFLWGFLSNNRKEVSGRPVAIAEDGKGNIYISDDYAGAIYRLSPTATPQKVKLSAERTPTTPRVPKKPPPTDATAAREGRALYLSHNCAQCHQQQVPLAGLNKKYTVQSLADYFDTPPPPMPRYDFTEEQKKALAHYLLSREALQ; via the coding sequence TTGAAATATACGCTAATTTTTTTGCTTATCTTCAGCGCCGTTATTTCAAGCGCCTTCACAGCAGTCTCTTCGGGTATTAGTGTTCCCTGGCGCCAAATCATTGGAGGCGCGAAAATCAGCGAGCAGGAGGTCACTCAAAATTTAACAGCCGCCACTGGCTATCAACTACAACTATTTACAGATAATGTGCCCAATGCTCGCTGGCTGGCAATAACCCGTTCGGGGGATATCCTCGTATCCCAACCCAAGAAGGGACAGGTTTCCCTGTTAACCCCCGATCGTAACGGTGATGGACGCGCCGACAGCCAACGCATATTAATTGGAGACTTAAACCGCCCACACGGACTTCTACTGCATGAGAACTGGCTATATATAGCGGAAAGCGATGCTGTAGGCAGAGTGCCCTTTGATCACTCCGATGCCCGCCTGGCAGGGCGTTACCAGAGAATCGTCGAAGGCTTGGCAGACAGCGGCCATTGGACCAAAACCCTTGAAAAGGGGCCGGATGGCTGGCTGTACCTCAGTAGCGGTTCCAGCTGTAACGTCTGTGTAGAAAAAGATCGTCGACGCGCCAGTATTATGCGCCTGCGTCCCGATGGCAGTGACCTCAAAATATTCGCCACCGGCCTGCGCAATAGTGTGGGGTTTGACTGGTCACCCAAAGATGGCGGCCTCTATGCCACAGATAATGGTCGCGACTGGCTGGGTGACAACCTGCCACCCGATGAGCTCAACCTTATCCAAGCCGACAAATTCTACGGCTGGCCCTACGCCTATGGTGACCGGGTACCGGACCCGGACTTTATCGACGATGAAGACCCCACCATCAAAGAAATGATTGCCGCTTCCCTCCCCCCTGTACACGAGTTCGCCGCACATAATGCCCCTCTAGGCATCCGCTTCCTGCGAAGTCCGGAACAACCGACAGGTTATCGCGGTGCTGCCTTAGTAGCACTGCACGGTTCCTGGAACAGAAGCGTGAAAGATGGTTACAAAGTGGTATCTCTACACTGGGATGAAGGCGGGAAAATCACCCAACGGGATTTCCTCTGGGGCTTCCTCAGCAACAACCGCAAGGAGGTTTCTGGCAGGCCAGTGGCAATTGCCGAAGATGGCAAGGGCAATATTTATATTTCAGACGATTACGCGGGGGCCATCTATCGTCTCTCACCCACCGCTACCCCACAAAAAGTAAAGTTATCCGCGGAGAGAACACCTACCACACCTAGGGTACCCAAAAAACCGCCACCAACCGATGCCACCGCCGCGCGCGAGGGAAGAGCGCTATACCTGAGCCACAATTGTGCGCAGTGCCACCAGCAACAGGTACCATTAGCAGGGCTCAACAAAAAGTACACCGTGCAAAGCCTGGCGGACTATTTTGATACGCCACCCCCCCCGATGCCCAGATATGATTTCACCGAGGAGCAGAAAAAAGCATTGGCCCACTACCTGCTTTCAAGGGAGGCTTTGCAATAA
- a CDS encoding FHA domain-containing protein, whose amino-acid sequence MALIIEELNRAHRVQVRYRMEGEKFTLGRAYSNDAILEDIHTDGRHAEIRREEDGSYILHDLNTVNGSQLLGNLKDRSVKPGEISSHQITSGDLIQCGKSRLRIFNCDDDVAEATPLHSLENLFASLSNPLYATLLVLAVALSTVLLSYLGYARTYQWTIAVNILVSAVIGLVIYAGAWAFVGRVVRHETHFFAHLSIAAMGVLTYAVWEWFGSILNYNFAIGDTMEVLDFLVLAVILPTMLWCACYLATNLGRAWRWAVALVLPLGFLGLSLVETISSIDDFRETPALSTELKYDNMLLRKPVPMQEFITGSAALFDIPIKKEEPENESKESSSAENENVEVEQ is encoded by the coding sequence ATGGCACTGATAATTGAAGAACTCAACCGCGCTCACCGGGTGCAGGTGCGCTACCGAATGGAAGGTGAAAAGTTCACCCTGGGCCGCGCCTATAGCAACGATGCGATCTTGGAAGACATCCACACAGATGGGCGCCATGCAGAAATTCGTCGGGAAGAAGATGGCAGTTATATTCTGCACGATTTGAATACGGTGAATGGCAGCCAGCTACTGGGGAATCTGAAAGACCGATCGGTTAAGCCGGGGGAGATCTCCTCCCATCAGATTACCTCTGGGGATCTAATACAATGTGGTAAGTCGCGCTTACGAATATTTAATTGCGATGACGATGTTGCCGAGGCTACCCCTCTGCATTCGCTGGAAAACCTGTTTGCCAGCCTATCCAACCCTCTGTACGCCACACTCCTGGTACTCGCCGTAGCTCTGTCCACGGTACTGCTCAGCTACCTCGGCTACGCGCGTACTTATCAGTGGACCATCGCCGTCAACATCTTAGTCAGTGCGGTGATCGGCTTGGTGATTTATGCGGGTGCCTGGGCTTTTGTAGGCAGGGTGGTACGCCACGAAACACACTTTTTTGCTCACCTTTCCATCGCCGCTATGGGCGTACTCACTTACGCCGTCTGGGAGTGGTTCGGCAGTATACTGAATTACAACTTCGCCATAGGGGATACCATGGAGGTTCTGGACTTCCTGGTACTCGCTGTCATTTTGCCCACTATGCTCTGGTGCGCTTGTTATCTGGCCACCAACCTAGGGCGCGCCTGGCGCTGGGCGGTAGCACTAGTACTGCCGCTCGGCTTTTTAGGCCTCAGTCTGGTGGAAACGATCAGCTCGATCGATGACTTCCGAGAAACACCGGCGCTCTCCACTGAGCTCAAATACGATAATATGCTGTTGCGTAAACCGGTGCCCATGCAGGAATTTATCACCGGTTCGGCCGCACTATTTGATATTCCTATCAAAAAAGAAGAGCCGGAAAATGAGAGCAAGGAGAGCTCTTCCGCAGAAAACGAGAACGTAGAGGTAGAGCAGTGA
- the hisC gene encoding histidinol-phosphate transaminase produces the protein MNTVFWSPGLEQLEPYTPGEQPSGTTLIKLNTNENPYPASPRALALLAQKDFADALRRYPDPESCELRAAIATRYGLNDRQVFVGNGSDEVLALSFYSFFRRNEPLLFPDITYSFYPVYCQLFDIESRSIPLSEDFSLNVEDFSGTAAGIIIPNPNAPTGRHLSLDRIEALLQLQPERVVIIDEAYIDFGGESATQLIEQYPNLLVIHTLSKSYALAGLRLGFAMGQEHLIEGLLRAKNSFNSYPIDAIAQEVATAAIRDRAWHENNCSKVVATRSRTEEALLELGFEVIPSKANFILAKPPAPGAEALYLALRELGILVRYFNKPRISEYLRISIGTDQEMDQLIGNCKEILASQS, from the coding sequence GTGAATACAGTGTTTTGGAGCCCCGGCCTGGAACAGTTGGAACCTTACACTCCCGGTGAGCAGCCCAGCGGTACAACTCTGATTAAACTGAACACCAACGAGAACCCCTACCCCGCTTCGCCCCGAGCCCTGGCACTATTGGCACAGAAAGATTTTGCCGACGCCCTGCGTCGCTATCCCGACCCAGAGTCCTGTGAGTTGCGCGCAGCCATTGCCACGCGATATGGACTGAATGACAGGCAAGTTTTCGTCGGTAATGGCTCCGATGAGGTTCTAGCGCTGAGTTTTTATAGCTTTTTCCGCCGCAACGAACCCTTACTGTTTCCCGATATCACCTACAGCTTCTACCCGGTGTACTGCCAGCTTTTCGACATAGAGTCCCGCAGTATTCCCCTCTCAGAAGATTTTAGTCTCAATGTGGAGGATTTCTCGGGTACTGCCGCTGGAATTATTATCCCCAATCCCAACGCCCCGACAGGACGCCACTTATCACTCGATAGAATTGAAGCACTACTGCAGCTACAACCAGAGCGAGTGGTGATCATTGATGAAGCCTACATCGATTTTGGGGGGGAAAGCGCCACCCAATTGATCGAGCAATACCCCAATCTGCTGGTCATTCACACCCTGTCTAAGTCTTATGCTCTGGCAGGTCTGCGCCTCGGCTTTGCTATGGGGCAGGAACACCTGATTGAGGGGCTGCTGCGCGCCAAGAACTCATTCAATTCTTATCCTATCGATGCCATCGCACAGGAAGTGGCTACTGCAGCCATCCGCGATAGGGCTTGGCATGAAAACAACTGCAGCAAGGTTGTCGCCACACGCTCTCGCACAGAAGAGGCACTGCTTGAACTGGGGTTTGAAGTTATACCTTCCAAAGCGAATTTCATACTGGCGAAGCCCCCTGCCCCTGGTGCCGAGGCCCTCTACCTGGCACTGCGCGAACTGGGCATTCTGGTGAGATACTTCAATAAGCCCCGCATCAGTGAATACCTGCGTATCTCTATTGGCACAGATCAGGAAATGGACCAACTGATAGGGAACTGTAAAGAGATACTTGCGTCACAGAGCTAG
- a CDS encoding S1C family serine protease translates to MPNFSAHFLAWVLFCLSTLALAQGYEQLYSDYRGSLYQIRLIEKSSNSKAGLGSGFQISADGLLATNYHVVAQAVSDPDKYILEYLSTDGTKGTLELLDIDVVNDLALLRQDKPGKEYLQLATETPKQGETIVSLGNPLDLGMTLIPGTYNGIAGGSFYDRIHFAGSINPGMSGGPAINTRGQVVGINVATAGNQVSFLVPVDKLINLLKHFHQRNVALDLQKVTYQQLLDNQQRIIDSILEADWQRRSLGEAKVVGEIVPAIKCWGNSEEDSDNPIKRIDKGCTGQDVIFLSDDFNTGRVEYEFFWLESEGLLPARFYAEYEHQMSTFYPGNSAGEDDVTNFRCRQNFTSQPRNGNGPVSKPERSKKPLISRTSYCVRRYKNFPDLYDIFFLSLSVDQKNRALVSHFTLSGFTRESADAFAEKFTSEIQWH, encoded by the coding sequence ATGCCGAATTTTTCTGCCCACTTTCTGGCCTGGGTGCTCTTCTGTCTCTCAACTCTGGCGCTGGCACAGGGATATGAGCAGCTTTACAGCGACTATCGCGGTAGCCTTTATCAAATACGCTTAATTGAAAAATCTTCTAATTCGAAAGCCGGGCTCGGCTCAGGATTCCAGATTTCCGCCGATGGTCTACTCGCCACCAATTACCACGTTGTCGCGCAAGCAGTTAGCGATCCGGATAAATATATACTGGAATATCTTTCAACCGATGGCACCAAGGGCACCCTGGAGCTCTTGGATATCGATGTCGTCAACGACTTGGCGCTATTGCGCCAGGACAAGCCAGGCAAAGAATACTTGCAACTCGCCACCGAAACCCCTAAGCAAGGCGAAACCATAGTCTCCCTCGGTAATCCTCTGGATCTAGGGATGACCCTGATCCCTGGCACTTACAACGGTATCGCCGGAGGTAGTTTTTACGATCGTATTCATTTTGCCGGTTCTATTAATCCCGGCATGAGTGGTGGCCCGGCTATTAATACTCGCGGCCAAGTAGTGGGGATCAATGTGGCAACTGCCGGTAACCAGGTAAGCTTCCTGGTTCCGGTGGATAAACTGATCAACTTGTTAAAGCACTTCCATCAACGCAATGTGGCACTGGACCTACAAAAGGTCACCTACCAGCAGCTGCTCGACAATCAACAGCGTATTATCGACTCCATTCTGGAGGCGGACTGGCAGCGCCGCTCCCTCGGCGAGGCCAAGGTTGTTGGGGAAATAGTGCCCGCCATTAAGTGCTGGGGCAACAGTGAGGAAGATAGCGACAATCCTATTAAACGCATCGATAAAGGTTGTACTGGGCAGGATGTGATTTTTCTCTCCGACGACTTTAACACCGGTCGAGTGGAGTACGAGTTTTTCTGGCTCGAATCTGAAGGTCTTCTACCGGCACGCTTTTATGCGGAATACGAGCATCAGATGAGCACTTTTTATCCTGGCAACAGTGCCGGTGAAGATGATGTCACCAACTTCCGCTGCCGCCAGAACTTTACCTCCCAGCCGCGCAATGGCAATGGCCCCGTATCCAAACCAGAGCGCAGTAAAAAACCGCTAATTAGCCGCACCAGTTACTGTGTAAGACGCTATAAAAACTTCCCCGATCTATACGATATCTTTTTCTTGAGCCTCAGCGTGGACCAAAAGAATCGCGCGCTGGTCAGCCACTTTACTCTATCCGGCTTTACCCGGGAGTCTGCCGACGCCTTTGCCGAGAAGTTCACGAGCGAAATCCAATGGCACTGA